TAGAGGTGTTATGCAGACTAGATAATATCTCCAGATAGAAGGAAATTTAGCCCCAGGATATTTTTGTCGACTGGCTCCTTCCTTAGTCTGTTCTTCATAGTAGCTGTGAGCCTACAGTAAGAATCCCCAGGCGCACTTACCTCTGATCTTCAGCTCTCCCCAAAGGAGACACTTCATCATTTTTCTAGCTCTTCTGGGAAGTCTGGAGAATCTCCCTCACTGCTGCAGACCAGAAGGAAAATGCATGTGTTAAAATTCTCAGCTGAGgaaagttccaaagaaacacttaTAACACCATGACTAGGTCATTATCTATGCCCTGCAAGATGCACTGGCAAGAAACAATGGTCTCTGCAGATAGTGATTGCCCGTGAATCGTCTAAAATCAGTCTTATGGAATTATCACTTAGTGGGCAAAGAGGATACTCTTGTCTGATTTCACCCAAACAGAATTATGCTTAAGGTTCATTGTTCATACAAAGACACCTGGAGTGAGAAGAGAGAGCACGCTACCCCTTATCACTGTGCCCAATATTTGTATACTATAGGGATAGGTGCTTTTGGAACAAACACACAGATGACTCACAATTAAATTTGGTAAAGCGGAGTTGTTGGATACAAATATGATACGGTTCTCCTGATTGCCAAAAATTGCTGATTGTCCtgtccatgttttaaaaataaacacctgATTAAACTGCTGCCTGATACCAAATAGCCATCATTTCCCAACCGTGTTGATGTGTAAATTCAAATGAAGTAACCTTTGAAGGCAGGTGTGTCCCGGTCAGCGTTCCCAGAGATACTGCTTTCTAATGGCTGTGGACTGACACTCAAGTCCCAGTATTTTAACGTTTGCCAGGGATGTCTGACATCAGCCTGAGTTGAGAATGGGTGAGCAGTTCACACAAAGCAGATAGTGTGGCGGAGAAGGAAAGAGGTCTCCAGATAGAGCTGAAAATCTGAATGTCAAATACACATTTTCACCTCCCCGGGTATCTCTCTTTTCCCTTACCTCCGCTTTCCATTCAGAATGGAGTTCAAGTATTTCTTTACTGCCATTTGTTTCCTGAGGCGGGTGTAGTTATCCGTGAAGACTGCATCCGAGTGCCGTTTGATTGGCACGGGGTCTTCTGAGATGTTACTGCTAAAAATGAAGTGAGGAAAAGTGAAAGTCAAGATGTCAACAGTAAAGAGGAGATGCATCAGTGCTctgaatttttcttctcctgagtTTGGCACAGTTTGACTAGTTTGTAAATTAGCTACTTAAGAAAGATATGTTGAGTCATTAAGTACCAAAACTCTATTTCACTGGGGGATAGGGGAGTTGGTGGGTTTTATTTAATAGCATGCattattttctctaaataaatTGAACATTATCAAAGCGTTGTCAGTTTTgagcaatgaaaataacattcaagaaaggaaaatagaatttgGAGATAgagcatttattaaaaaaaaaatagtaactcCTCTTTACCTGATTCGTTTTCCAATGAGTGACTCAAGGTATTTTTTGGCAGAGATCTGACCCAGAAGTCTACTGTAATCACTGGTGAAAACTCCATCAGCATGCCTGGTGTTTCTGAAGCAAGGAAGCAAACACATGATGGCTTGGAAAAGCCTCTTGCAGAgatcaccagaaaaaaaaaatctgcaagcTACTTATAGAACTGGTCCCTAAAACTTCAGTCAAAAGTAAAGTCTCCTAACACCATAGCAAAAGGGAATTCCTAGTCACTTGAAGCAAGATATAAACTAGATGATTCTAGCTCAACATCTTGAAAAAGTGAGCTATTTTAGGTACGGGCTTCATTTTTATTCCCTGACAGGatatttaaaatggatttttaaaataaattttgttttaaaaattcatttatagtttctatatatttatgtagCTTTTAATGTTGCAATGAAAATATGTTAATTTGGTCAAACTCACCAGtattctgtattttaattattcttttccaCCAGAAATAATGGGGAGCAAATCTCTTGTGATAAAGCAGACCTTAGGTCCACGATTGAATCCCGTAAGCCCACGGGAAACCTCTTTTATGCTTTATCCTCAGTGTGACGCCATTTGGTCTGTTCTGAAGCACGACTCTAGATAGTCACCTGCTTGTGTGAACAGCACTGTTGGCTGTCTGGACCCTTTGCCCCTGTTCCCTCCTGGAATCCTGACCGTGGCAGTTTGACCTGGCGTTTGTCTAAGCTGAGTTATTGAAGTGAGGCTCAAAGGCAGTAGGGAACTTACGTCAATCAGGTTGAACCTTGAGTCAGAGAAAGCAATCCCTCGGTAAGATGAAACTAGAATATTTAATCTTTTCAAATGTGCTTCCTCAGTAGATAAATGAGAGTGAACTTACCTGGAAACATCATAATAGGGTGTGTCGTTTTCTGCTAAGGCATTCTGCAAGATGTCAGTGTCTGCTTTTAATGAGACTTGATCAGGATCACTTGCTCCTTCAAACTGCATCCTGTCATCCAACCTATTAAGGTAAAACACACTAGAAATGCAATCCTGTCCTGTTCTCTTTCAGAAGATGATATTTGTGGACATGCAACTATTTAGAGCAGGAGAAAAAGATATTGGGACATATCATCCTTCTGCAAGATAAGAATAGAATAATTTGACTCTATAGCTTCCATGTTTGATGAAGATATAAGCAGTAATTTTGTGTGAGCTCACCAAAATGACATCATTCAACTTTGATAAGCTTTCTAAACCAAACATAATTTCTACTTAATTCAATTCTAGCCAAGTCATAAGCGAAGCGCATTGCTTCAGTGTACCTGACTATGTCCTTTTGTGATGTGGCATTAACAGGTAGAATGTGTCATACAAGATATAGACAAACAAAAAGCGAGTATTCAATATGAAAACTGATATTTATATAAGTGGTGATAATTGCTCATATTCAGGAAAGGAGCAGCACACaagctgcttttctctctctagtTCCCAGATGTGTACCATAAAGGTTTACGTCATTAATCAAACCAACAGATCTCCACATTTGTGAGTGGTTATTACAAGATAGTGAATTTAACATGTCCCGCTACTTCCTCATATTGCACGTGTTAGCACATTCTTATTAAAAATGCCTTATGCTGTACTACAAAATAAGAATTGTCTTTATGACATATAGAATATAACCTACTTGTGGATGCATGTGTATTTTTAATATCAGTACTACATtggaagtgtatgtgtgtgagagagtgtgtgtgtgtgagcgtgtgtgtgagtgtgagggcATGCATGTGCAACATTAGGGTTAACCTCCAAAGAGTTTCCTCTCTTGGGCACTTTGTATCTCTGGGTGGTGAGAAGCAGTCCTTCCTAGgctggggctgagcagtcagtgTGGATTTCAACATTCCTGTGATTGTTCCTGTGACCGAGATGTGAGTACTGGGACTCTAGCTGTCAACGCATGATGGGGTGACGTGTTATGCAATTTCTAGGTCAATAGCTGAGAGATTATTCATTCTACAGAGCATAAGAAAGGACAAATAACCAAAAGGATGCTTTGCCTTTAGATGCCAGTGATTCTGCATACTAGAAAGGGCAGGGGTGAGTAGATTATTAACATACATCTATTTCACTTTAGGTTAAATTGAGTTATGGTATGCTTTACAACTGTGAAGCATGAACTTCAACACATCATAGAGTAAAAGCTAAGAACTGGTGTGTCAAGCACCAATGCTGTGAGGATTGTAGCTTAGTACATACACTTCCTCATGATTGCTAACATTGGTAAGGTGATTTTTTCCTAGACCCATTTCTGCCCAATGcaatttcatgtgtgtatctcCTTAATGAACTATTAATATTATagtcattttattaatataaatttaaatgaagttggcaagtaaacaaatattttttctacCAGATAAAGAACTGACTGGAGATGAAAAAACATaggaatttgtttgttttctaatactAGTTTGGAAATGGGACCCATCTGGTATGCAAAACTGATGCTGTCTTTCATGTACAGAAGGTAAATTCTGGATCCCAGAACAAGCTTTCTGAGTTTGGTTGGAAACAAATTTGCTTAGCATTATAATCAAAGTATTGAAATAAATAGTGTAAATTTAAAATGCAGCACTCTCTGAGATGACATACAGGAAATCTCATTTAGATACACAGGAAAT
This genomic window from Chionomys nivalis chromosome 2, mChiNiv1.1, whole genome shotgun sequence contains:
- the Vip gene encoding VIP peptides isoform X2 produces the protein MEARSKPQFLALLMLFSVLSSQSLAWPLFGPPSAGRLDDRMQFEGASDPDQVSLKADTDILQNALAENDTPYYDVSRNTRHADGVFTSDYSRLLGQISAKKYLESLIGKRISSNISEDPVPIKRHSDAVFTDNYTRLRKQMAVKKYLNSILNGKRSEGDSPDFPEELEK
- the Vip gene encoding VIP peptides isoform X1 yields the protein MEARSKPQFLALLMLFSVLSSQSLAWPLFGPPSAGRLDDRMQFEGASDPDQVSLKADTDILQNALAENDTPYYDVSRNTRHADGVFTSDYSRLLGQISAKKYLESLIGKRISSNISEDPVPIKRHSDAVFTDNYTRLRKQMAVKKYLNSILNGKRSSEGDSPDFPEELEK